A genomic segment from Vicugna pacos chromosome 17, VicPac4, whole genome shotgun sequence encodes:
- the STAB1 gene encoding stabilin-1 isoform X1: MVVPRGCLLLCLLALCLAGSSFITGQKVQSRHCDVKTKFVTHVPCTPCSAIKKRMCPLGWLRESPEKIPQDCRYEVQLGDSLVSMSGCSLECWQDVVQKACCPGYWGSQCYECPGGADTPCNGHGTCLDGIDRNGTCVCQENFSGSACQECSDPNRFGPDCQSVCSCVHGMCRHGPLGDGSCLCFAGYTGPQCDQELPICQALNCPQNSQCSVEAPTCSCLPGYTQQGSECRAPDPCQPSPCSPLAQCSVSPQGQAQCRCPENYHGDGTVCLPQDPCTTNNGGCPGNSTLCLYKKPGQASCTCKPGLVSINHNPSAGCFAYCYPYSCDRSATCQVTPDGRTSCVCKEGQVGDGRACYGHLLHEMQKASQMGLTFTRLRVTLAMMDQGCRDILTTSGPFTVLVASGISRTMNASVAQQLCRQYIIAGQHMLEESGTQPTRRWWTLAGQEITVTFNIFRQKYTYKYKDQPQQTFTVHKANYPAANGVFHMVSALQGRPPLELPGDPKRTIGQILASTEVFTRFETILENCGLPSFLDGPGPFTVFAPSNEAVDSLRDGRLIYLFTMGLSKLQELVRYHIHSHSQLTIEKLISKGRVLTMANQVLAVNISEEGRILLGPDGVPLRRVDIQAANGVIHMLEGILLPPTILPILPKLCNEEQHRVVVGSCVDCQALNSSMCPPNSVKLDMSPEECIYTHDPIGLNVLKKGCAHYCNQTILKPGCCKGFFGPDCAQCPGGFSNPCYGKGNCSDGVQGNGACLCFPDYKGIACHICSNPKKHGDQCQEDCGCVHGLCDNRPGSMGVCQRGTCAPGFSGRFCNESMGSCGPTEQSQLCHLHARCVNQGGVARCLCLDGFEGDGFSCTPSNPCSRPDRGGCSENADCVPGAPGTNHCTCHKGWSGDGRVCVAIDECELDARGGCHADALCSYVGPGQSRCTCKLGFAGDGYVCSPIDPCRAGNGGCHDLATCRAVGGGQRVCTCPPGYGGDGFSCYGDIFQELEANAHFSVFYQWIKGAGITLPADSRVTALVPSESAIRRLSREDQAFWLQPRMLPQLVRAHFLQAALSEEELARLDGQSVATLSPTTRWEIHNISGRVWVQNASVDVADLLATNGVLHILSQVLLPPREDALSGQGLLQQLDSVPAFHLFRELLQRHKLVPQIEAATAYTIFVPTNRSLEAQANSSSLDVDVVRHHVILGEALSMEALRRGGHRNSLLGPAHWLVFYNHSGQPEVNHVPLEGPVLGAPGRSLFGLSGVLTVGSSRCLHSHAEALREKCVNCSRKFRCTQGYQLEDTPKKSCVYRSGYSFSRGCSYTCAKKIQVPDCCPGFFGTLCEPCPGGLGGVCSGHGQCQDRLLGSGECRCHEGFHGTACEMCELGRYGANCTGVCDCAHGLCQEGLRGDGTCVCNAGWHGLRCDQKITGPQCPQKCDPNANCIRDSAAAPACVCAAGYSGNGISCSEVDPCAHDRGGCSPHANCTKVAPGQRICTCLDGYTGDGELCQEVNGCLIHHGGCHMHADCIPTGPQQVSCSCREGYSGDGIRTCELLDPCSQNNGGCSPYAVCKSTGDGQRTCTCNAAHTVGDGFTCRARVGLELLRDKHASFFSLHLLEYKELKGEGPFTIFVPHADLMANLSQDELARIRANRQLVFRYHVVGCRQLRSQELLEAGYATTLSGHTLRFNEREGSVYINDFARVVSSDHEAVNGVLHFLDRVLLPPEALHWEPDMAPTPRRNITAAAESFGYKIFSGLVTMAGLLPLLRDSSHRPLTMLWPTDSALRALPPDRQVWLYHEDHREKLAAILRGHVIRNIEALASDLPNLGPLRTMHGTPISFSCSRARPGELTVGEEDARIVQRHLPFEGGLAYGIDQLLEPPGLGARCDRFETRPLWLKICSICGLEPPCPEGSQEQGSPEACWRYFSKFWTSPPLHSLALRSVWARPSHWGQPQGLGRGCYRNCVTTTWKPSCCPGHYGSECRACPGGASSPCSDHGVCMDGMSGSGYCRCRPGFAGTACELCAPGAFGPLCQACSCTSHGHCDEGTGGSGSCFCDEGWTGPRCEVQLELQPVCAPPCAPQAVCRMGNSCECSLGYEGDGYTCTVVNLCQDGRGGCSEHANCSQVGTRVACTCLPDYEGDGWSCRARNPCEDGHRGGCSEHADCLNTGPNTRRCVCHAGYVGDGLHCLEEPEPPVDRCLDQPPPCHVDAVCTDLHFQEKRAGVFHLQATSGPYSLNFSEAEAACRAQGADLASLPQLSAAQQLGLHLCLVGWLANGSAAHPVVFPAADCGDGQVGVVSLGARKNLSERWDAYCYRVQDVACRCRDGFVGDGTSVCNGKLLDVLATTANFSTFYGMLLEYANATQRGLDFLDFLNDELTYKTLFVPVNEGFVDNMTLSGPDLELHASNTTFLSTNASQGTLLPAHSGLSLVISNVGPDNSSWAPVVPGAVAVSRVITWDIVAFNGIIHALASPLLAPPQPRAVVAPEAPPVAAGVGAVVAAGALLGLVAGALYLRARGRATGFGFSAFQVEDDAADDFSPWQKGTSPTLVSVPNPVFGSPDAFCEPFDDSLLEEDYPDTQRILAVK; the protein is encoded by the exons ATGGTGGTgccccggggctgcctcctgcTCTGCCTCCTGGCCCTCTGCCTAGCAGGTTCCAGCTTCATCACAGGGCAGAAG GTGCAGTCCAGGCACTGCGATGTGAAGACCAAGTTTGTCACGCACGTACCCTGCACCCCATGCTCCGCCATCAAGAAGAGGATGTGCCCCTTAGGCTGGCTTCGGGAGTCCCCAGAGAAGATACCACAGGACTGCCG ATACGAGGTGCAGCTGGGAGATTCTTTGGTGTCCATGAGCGGCTGCAGCCTGGAGTGCTGGCAGGACGTGGTGCAGAAGGCCTGCTGCCCTGGCTACTGGGGGTCCCAGTGCTATG AGTGCCCCGGGGGTGCTGACACCCCATGCAACGGCCATGGGACGTGTCTGGATGGCATAGACAGGAATGGGACCTGCGTGTGCCAG GAAAACTTCAGTGGCTCAGCCTGCCAGGAGTGCAGTGACCCCAACCGTTTCGGGCCTGACTGTCAGTCAG TATGCAGCTGTGTGCATGGCATGTGCCGCCATGGGCCACTCGGGGATGGAAGCTGCCTGTGCTTTGCTGGATACACTGGACCCCAATGTGACCAAG AACTGCCTATCTGCCAGGCCCTGAACTGTCCCCAGAACTCCCAGTGTTCTGTAGAGGCCCCCACCTGCAGCTGCCTGCCTGGCTACACCCAGCAGGGCAGCGAATGCCGAG CCCCCGACCCCTGCCAGCCATCGCCCTGCTCCCCACTGGCCCAGTGTTCGGTGAGCCCCCAGGGACAGGCACAGTGTCGCTGCCCCGAGAACTACCATGGTGACGGGACAGTGTGTCTGCCCCAGGACCCGTGCACCACCAACAATGGTGGCTGCCCTGGCAACTCCACCTTATGTCTGTACAAGAAGCCAggccag GCCTCTTGCACATGTAAGCCAGGCCTGGTCAGCATCAACCACAATCCCTCTGCGGGCTGCTTCGCCTACTGCTACCCTTACTCCTGTGACCGGTCAGCCACCTGCCAGGTGACCCCTGATGGAAGGACCAG CTGTGTGTGCAAAGAGGGCCAGGTGGGAGATGGGCGTGCCTGCTACGGACACCTGCTCCACGAGATGCAGAAGGCCAGCCAGATGGGCTTAACGTTCACGAGGCTGAGAGTCACCCTCGCCATGATGG ACCAGGGCTGCCGGGACATCCTCACCACGTCGGGCCCGTTCACTGTGCTGGTGGCATCTGGCATCTCCAGGACCATGAAT GCATCCGTTGCCCAGCAACTCTGCAGACAGTACATCATCGCAGGGCAGCACATGCTAGAGGAGTCAGGAACCCAGCCTACACGCAGGTGGTGGACACTGGCTGGGCAGGAGATCACCGTCACTTTCAATATCTTCAGG CAGAAATACACCTACAAGTACAAAGATCAGCCCCAACAGACATTCACTGTCCATAAGGCCAACTACCCAGCAGCCAATGGCGTCTTCCACATGGTCAGTGCCCTGCAGGGGAGGCCTCCATTAGAGCTCCCTGGGGACCCCAAG AGGACCATTGGCCAGATCCTTGCTTCCACTGAAGTCTTCACCCGGTTTGAAACCATTCTGGAG AACTGTGGGCTGCCCTCCTTCTTGGACGGGCCTGGGCCCTTCACGGTCTTTGCCCCCAGCAACGAGGCAGTGGATAGTTTGCGTGATGGCCGCCTCATCTACCTTTTCACAATG GGTCTCTCCAAACTGCAGGAGCTGGTGAGGTACCACATCCATAGCCACAGCCAG CTGACCATTGAGAAGCTCATCTCCAAGGGTCGGGTACTCACCATGGCAAACCAGGTCCTGGCTGTGAATATCTCCGAGGAG GGCCGCATCCTGCTGGGACCTGATGGTGTCCCGCTGCGGAGAGTGGATATACAGGCTGCCAACGGTGTGATCCACATGCTGGAGGGCATCTTGCTGCCCCCAACCATCCTGCCCATCCTGCCCAAGCTTTGCAATGAGGAGCAGcacagggtggtggtg ggctcctgtgTGGACTGCCAAGCCCTGAACAGCAGCATGTGCCCTCCCAACAGTGTGAAGCTG GACATGTCCCCTGAGGAATGCATCTACACCCATGACCCTATCGGGCTCAACGTCCTGAAGAAGGGCTGCGCCCACTACTGCAACCAGACCATCCTG AAACCTGGCTGCTGCAAAGGGTTTTTCGGGCCTGACTGTGCACAGTGTCCTGGTGGCTTTTCCAACCCCTGCTACGGCAAAGGCAAT tGCAGCGATGGAGTCCAGGGCAATGGGGCCTGCCTCTGCTTCCCAGACTACAAGGGCATCGCCTGTCACATCTGCTCCAACCCAAAAAAGCACGGAGACCAGTGCCAAGAAG ACTGCGGCTGTGTCCATGGTCTATGTGACAACCGTCCAGGCAGCATGGGTGTGTGCCAGCGTGGCACATGTGCCCCAGGCTTCAGCGGCCGCTTCTGCAATGAGTCCATGGGGAGTTGTGGGCCCACAGAACAGTCCCAGCTGTGCCACCTGCACGCCCGCTGCGTTAACCAGGGGGGTGTGGCCAG GTGTCTCTGTCTCGATGGCTTTGAGGGTGACGGCTTCTCCTGCACACCCAGCAACCCCTGCTCCCGCCCAGACCGTGGCGGATGCTCAGAGAAC GCTGACTGTGTCCCCGGGGCCCCGGGCACTAACCACTGCACGTGCCACAAAGGCTGGAGTGGGGACGGCCGTGTCTGTGTGGCCATTGACGAGTGCGAGCTGGATGCACGAGGCGGCTGCCATGCTGATGCTCTCTGCAGCTACGTGGGGCCCGGGCAG AGCCGGTGCACCTGCAAGCTGGGATTCGCGGGGGATGGCtatgtgtgcagccccattgacCCCTGCCGGGCAGGCAACGGTGGCTGCCATGATCTG GCCACCTGCCGGGCAGTTGGGGGAGGTCAGAGGGTCTGCACGTGCCCTCCTGGCTATGGGGGTGATGGCTTCAGCTGCTACGGAGACATCTTTCAG GAGCTGGAGGCAAATGCCCACTTCTCTGTCTTCTACCAGTGGATCAAG GGTGCCGGCATCACTCTTCCTGCTGACAGCCGAGTCACAGCCCTGGTGCCCTCAGAATCTGCCATCCGTAGGCTGAGCCGTGAGGACCAGGCCTTCTGGCTGCAGCCAAGGATGCTGCCACAACTGGTCAG GGCCCATTTTCTCCAGGCTGCCCTCTCCGAGGAGGAGCTGGCCAGGCTGGATGGGCAGAGTGTGGCCACCCTGAGCCCCACCACGCGCTGGGAGATTCACAACATCAGTGGG AGGGTCTGGGTGCAGAATGCCAGCGTGGACGTGGCTGACCTCCTTGCCACCAATGGTGTCCTACACATTCTCAGCCAG GTCTTACTGCCTCCGAGAGAGGATGCGCTCAGTGGGCAGGGGTTGCTGCAGCAGCTGGACTCCGTGCCTGCCTTCCACCTCTTCCGGGAGCTGCTGCAG CGCCACAAGCTGGTGCCCCAGATTGAGGCCGCCACTGCCTACACCATCTTCGTGCCAACAAACCGCTCTCTGGAGGCCCAGGCCAACAGCAGCAGCCTG GATGTGGATGTAGTGCGACACCACGTGATCCTGGGGGAGGCGCTCTCCATGGAAGCTCTGCGGAGGGGAGGACACCGCAACTCCCTCCTGGGCCCTGCCCACTGGCTTGTCTTCTACAACCATAGTGGCCAG CCCGAGGTGAACCACGTGCCACTGGAAGGCCCTGTGCTGGGGGCCCCTGGCCGCTCTCTATTTGGACTGTCAGGGGTCCTGACGGTGGGCTCCAGCCGCTGCCTGCATAGCCATGCAGAGGCCCTGCGG gAGAAATGTGTCAACTGCAGCCGGAAATTCCGCTGCACTCAGGGCTACCAGCTAGAG GACACCCCCAAGAAGAGCTGTGTCTACCGATCTGGTTACTCATTCTCCCGGGGTTGTTCTTACACGTGTGCCAAGAAGATCCAG GTGCCTGACTGCTGCCCTGGCTTCTTCGGCACACTCTGTGAGCCGTGCCCAGGGGGGCTGGGCGGTGTGTGCTCGGGCCACGGGCAGTGCCAGGACAGGCTCCTGGGCAGCGGGGAGTGCCGCTGCCACGAGGGCTTCCACGGAACGGCTTGTGAGATGTGTGAGCTGGGCCGCTATGGGGCCAACTgcactggag TGTGTGACTGTGCCCATGGGCTGTGTCAGGAGGGGCTTCGAGGAGACGGTACCTGTGTCTGTAATGCGGGTTGGCACGGCCTCCGCTGTGACCAGA AAATCACTGGCCCTCAGTGCCCACAGAAGTGTGACCCCAACGCCAA CTGCATCCGGGACTCAGCTGCAGCCCCTGCCTGTGTCTGTGCCGCGGGGTACTCAGGCAACGGCATCTCCTGTTCAG AGGTGGACCCCTGTGCCCATGACCGTGGGGGCTGCTCCCCCCACGCCAACTGTACCAAGGTGGCTCCTGGTCAGCGGATATGCACGTGCTTGGATGGCTACACAGGCGACGGGGAGCTGTGCCAGG AAGTTAATGGCTGTCTCATCCACCACGGGGGCTGCCACATGCACGCTGACTGTATCCCCACAGGCCCCCAGCAG GTCTCCTGCAGCTGCCGTGAGGGTTACAGTGGGGACGGCATCCGGACCTGTGAGCTCCTGGACCCCTGCTCCCAG AACAACGGAGGCTGCAGCCCCTACGCCGTGTGCAAAAGCACAGGGGACGGCCAGAGGACGTGCACCTGCAATGCAGCCCACACCGTGGGTGATGGCTTCACCTGCCGTGCCCGAGTCGGCCTG gagcTCCTTCGGGACAAGCATGCCTCATTCTTCAGCCTCCACCTACTG gAATACAAGGAGCTCAAGGGGGAAGGGCCTTTCACAATCTTCGTGCCTCATGCAGATTTAATGGCCAACCTGTCACAG GATGAGCTGGCTCGGATTCGCGCAAATCGCCAGCTGGTGTTCCGATACCACGTGGTCGGTTGCCGGCAGCTGCGGAGCCAAGAGCTGCTGGAGGCGGGTTATGCCACCACACTCTCCGGGCACACCCTGCGCTTCAACGAGAGGGAG gGCAGCGTTTACATCAATGACTTCGCGCGTGTGGTGAGCAGTGACCACGAGGCAGTGAATGGTGTCCTGCACTTCCTCGACCGCGTCCTGCTGCCACCTGAAGCCCTGCACTGGGAGCCTGACATGGCTCCCACCCCACGG AGAAACATCACTGCTGCCGCCGAGAGCTTCGGTTACAAGATCTTCAGCGGCCTTGTTACG ATGGCTGGCCTCCTGCCCCTGCTTCGAGATTCATCCCATAGGCCTCTCACAATGCTATGGCCCACAGACTCTGCCCTGAGAGCCTTGCCTCCTGATCGTCAGGTCTGGCTGTACCATGAGGACCACCGTGAAAAGCTGGCAGCCATTCTGCGGGGCCACGTGATCCGCAACATCGAG GCCTTGGCATCTGACCTGCCCAACCTGGGCCCACTGCGCACCATGCATGGGACCCCCATCTCCTTCTCTTGCAGCCGTGCCCGGCCG GGTGAGCTCACCGTGGGAGAGGAAGACGCCCGAATTGTTCAGCGGCACCTGCCCTTTGAGGGTGGCCTGGCCTATGGCATTGACCAGTTGTTGGAGCCACCTGGTCTTGGTGCCCGCTGTGACCGCTTTGAGACTCGGCCTTTGTGGCTG AAAATTTGCAGCATTTGTGGGCTGGAACCACCCTGTCCTGAGGGCTCACAGGAGCAG GGCAGCCCTGAGGCCTGCTGGCGCtatttctcaaagttctggacGTCTCCTCCACTGCACTCCTTGGCACTGCGTAGCGTTTGGGCCCGGCCCAGCCACTGGGGTCAGCCCCAAGGCCTGGGCAGGGGATGCTACCGCAACTGTGTCACCACAACCTGGAAGCCCAGCTGCTGCCCTGGACACTATGGCAGCGAGTGCCGAG CTTGCCCTGGTGGTGCCAGCAGCCCCTGTAGTGACCATGGCGTGTGCATGGACGGCATGAGTGGCAGCGGGTATTGTAGGTGCCGTCCAGGGTTTGCTGGGACAGCATGTGAACTCTGCGCTCCGGGTGCCTTTGGGCCCCTTTGCCAAG CCTGCAGCTGCACCTCCCATGGCCACTGTGATGAAGGCACTGGGGGCTCTGGCTCCTGCTTCTGTGATGAGGGCTGGACTGGGCCACGCTGTGAGGTGCAGCTGG AGCTGCAGCCCGTGTGCGCCCCACCCTGCGCACCCCAGGCCGTGTGCCGCATGGGCAACAGCTGTGAGTGCAGCCTGGGCTATGAAGGGGACGGCTACACGTGTACAG tGGTGAACCTGTGCCAGGATGGGCGTGGTGGCTGCAGTGAGCACGCCAACTGCAGCCAGGTAGGCACCAGAGTTGCCTGCACCTGCCTACCTGACTATGAAGGTGACGGCTGGAGCTGCCGGGCCCGCAATCCCTGTGAGGACGGCCACCGTGGAGGCTGCAGCGAGCATGCAGACTGCCTGAACACAGGACCG AACACCCGACGCTGTGTGTGCCATGCTGGCTATGTGGGTGACGGACTGCACTGTCTGGAGGAGCCCGAGCCCCCTGTGGACCGCTGCCTGGACCAGCCCCCACCGTGTCATGTGGATGCCGTGTGCACGGACCTGCACTTCCAGG AGAAACGAGCTGGTGTCTTCCACCTCCAGGCCACCAGTGGCCCTTACAGCCTGAACTTCTCAGAGGCAGAGGCAGCTTGTAGGGCCCAAGGGGCTGACCTTGCTTCTCTCCCTCAGCTTTCCGCCGCCCAGCAG CTGGGCCTCCACCTCTGCCTTGTGGGCTGGCTGGCCAATGGCTCGGCTGCCCACCCCGTCGTTTTCCCTGCGGCAGACTGCGGTGATGGTCAGGTGGGCGTGGTCAGCCTGGGTGCCCGGAAGAACCTGTCAGAGCGCTGGGATGCCTACTGCTACCGTGTGCAAG ACGTGGCTTGCCGCTGTCGTGATGGCTTCGTGGGGGATGGAACCAGTGTGTGCAATGGGAAGCTGCTTGATGTACTGGCCACCACTGCCAACTTCTCCACCTTCTATGGG ATGCTACTGGAATACGCCAATGCTACCCAGAGGGGTCTCGACTTTCTGGATTTCCTGAATGACGAGCTCACCTATAAGACACTCTTTGTTCCTGTCAATGAAGGCTTTGTGGACAATATG ACGCTGAGTGGCCCAGACCTGGAGCTGCACGCCTCCAACACCACCTTCCTGAGCACCAATGCCAGCCAGGGTACCTTGCTTCCTGCCCACTCAGGCCTCAGCCTCGTCATCAGTAACGTGGGCCCCGACAACAGTTCCTGGGCCCCTGTG GTCCCAGGAGCAGTTGCAGTTAGCCGTGTCATCACGTGGGACATCGTGGCCTTCAATGGCATCATCCATGCTTTGGCCAGCCCCCTCCTGGCACCCCCACAGCCC CGGGCAGTGGTAGCACCTGAGGCCCCACCTGTGGCAGCAGGTGTGGGGGCTGTGGTAGCTGCTGGAGCACTTCTTGGCCTGGTGGCCGGAGCCCTCTACCTCCGCGCCCGAGGCAGGGCCACAGGCTTTGGCTTCTCTGCCTTCCAG GTGGAAGACGACGCTGCTGATGACTTCTCCCCCTGGCAAAAAGGGACCAGCCCAACCCTGGTCTCTGTCCCTAACCCGGTCTTCGGTAGCCCAGATGCCTTTTGTGAGCCCTTTGAC GACTCACTCCTGGAGGAGGACTACCCCGACACCCAGAGGATCCTCGCGGTCAAGTGA